One stretch of Cololabis saira isolate AMF1-May2022 chromosome 15, fColSai1.1, whole genome shotgun sequence DNA includes these proteins:
- the LOC133461273 gene encoding homocysteine-responsive endoplasmic reticulum-resident ubiquitin-like domain member 2 protein isoform X2, protein MCLGSRMSIICSIWSAPLELLPALQNQPVTAVTSLRREPVPRWVNPTPFTAFHHRHITFHHLPCCNLHLPQETPQNSSNSGQDGPSSPGENSEGLRQRVGPFPYNQPYPQFMQNWTQFSQSALPTNMPAYYNPMTLMWWQQQYARQYYMHYYLLAAAAQNLRPDQTGSPSNPSDPLSRRPQGGRHGNPEVQMNAQGGEILNEEELNRDWLDWVYIFSRAAILLSIVYFYSSFSRFVMVMMAMLVLYLHQAGWFPFNLENELQLPGDQANQDDLEGELQNQDFHEMEGVNEDTSDEDGDSGEEGVEDPNSAPQAGFFSSTWSFIITFFMSLIPEGPPNAAN, encoded by the exons ATGTGCTTAGGAAG CAGGATGAGTATCATATGCTCCATCTGGTCTGCGCCTCTCGAACTCCTCCCAGCTCTCCAAAACCAGCCCGTAACCGCGGTAACAAGTCTCAGGAGAGAGCCGGTCCCACGGTGGGTCAACCCAACACCTTTCACTGCATTTCATCATCGTCACATCACCTTTCATCATCTGCCCTGCTGTAATCTGCACCTCCCTCAGGAG ACTCCTCAAAACTCCAGTAACTCTGGTCAAGACGGTCCGTCGTCACCAGGAGAGAACAGCGAAGGGCTCAGGCAACGAGTTGGTCCCTTTCCGTACAACCAGCCTTATCCACAATTTATGCAAAA CTGGACTCAGTTCTCACAGTCTGCACTTCCCACCAACATGCCCGCTTATTACAACCCCATGACCTTAATGTGGTGGCAGCAGCAGTACGCCCGCCAATACTACATGCATTA ttACCTGCTGGCTGCAGCCGCTCAGAACCTGAGACCGGACCAGACCGGCTCCCCGTCCAACCCGTCCGACCCCCTGAGCCGGCGACCCCAGGGGGGTCGTCACGGCAACCCGGAGGTCCAGATGAACGCCCAGGGGGGGGAGATCCTGAACGAGGAGGAGCTCAACCGGGACTGGCTGGACTGGGTTTACATATTCTCGCGCGCGGCCATCTTACTCAGTATAGTCTACTTTTACTCGTCCTTCAGCCGCTTCGTCATGGTGATGATGGCCATGCTGGTGCTCTACCT GCACCAGGCCGGTTGGTTTCCCTTTAATCTAGAAAACGAACTGCAGCTTCCTGGAGACCAAGCAAATCAGGATGATCTGGAGGGAGAACTACAAAACCAGGACTTCCATGAGATG GAAGGAGTAAACGAGGACACGTCAGACGAGGACGGGGACAGCGGAGAGGAGGGAGTAGAGGATCCTAACAGCGCCCCCCAGGCAGGGTTcttctcctccacctggtccttcatcatcaccttcttCATGTCTCTCATCCCGGAGGGGCCGCCCAACGCCGCTAACTGA
- the LOC133461273 gene encoding homocysteine-responsive endoplasmic reticulum-resident ubiquitin-like domain member 2 protein isoform X1, producing MDPAVVDGPVTLVIRSPNQKYDDQTINCCQDWTVEKLKAHLSDVYPSKPSSKDQRLVYSGKLLLDHFTLKDVLRKQDEYHMLHLVCASRTPPSSPKPARNRGNKSQERAGPTTPQNSSNSGQDGPSSPGENSEGLRQRVGPFPYNQPYPQFMQNWTQFSQSALPTNMPAYYNPMTLMWWQQQYARQYYMHYYLLAAAAQNLRPDQTGSPSNPSDPLSRRPQGGRHGNPEVQMNAQGGEILNEEELNRDWLDWVYIFSRAAILLSIVYFYSSFSRFVMVMMAMLVLYLHQAGWFPFNLENELQLPGDQANQDDLEGELQNQDFHEMEGVNEDTSDEDGDSGEEGVEDPNSAPQAGFFSSTWSFIITFFMSLIPEGPPNAAN from the exons ATGGATCCAGCTGTTGTGGACGGTCCTGTTACTCTTGTGATCAGATCTCCCAACCAGAAGTACGATGATCAGACCATCAACTGTTGCCAAGACTGGACCGTGGAGAAACTCAAAGCCCACCTGTCCGACGTGTATCCAAGTAAACCC AGCTCCAAAGACCAGAGGCTGGTATATTCTGGAAAATTGCTTTTGGATCACTTTACCTTGAAAGATGTGCTTAGGAAG CAGGATGAGTATCATATGCTCCATCTGGTCTGCGCCTCTCGAACTCCTCCCAGCTCTCCAAAACCAGCCCGTAACCGCGGTAACAAGTCTCAGGAGAGAGCCGGTCCCACG ACTCCTCAAAACTCCAGTAACTCTGGTCAAGACGGTCCGTCGTCACCAGGAGAGAACAGCGAAGGGCTCAGGCAACGAGTTGGTCCCTTTCCGTACAACCAGCCTTATCCACAATTTATGCAAAA CTGGACTCAGTTCTCACAGTCTGCACTTCCCACCAACATGCCCGCTTATTACAACCCCATGACCTTAATGTGGTGGCAGCAGCAGTACGCCCGCCAATACTACATGCATTA ttACCTGCTGGCTGCAGCCGCTCAGAACCTGAGACCGGACCAGACCGGCTCCCCGTCCAACCCGTCCGACCCCCTGAGCCGGCGACCCCAGGGGGGTCGTCACGGCAACCCGGAGGTCCAGATGAACGCCCAGGGGGGGGAGATCCTGAACGAGGAGGAGCTCAACCGGGACTGGCTGGACTGGGTTTACATATTCTCGCGCGCGGCCATCTTACTCAGTATAGTCTACTTTTACTCGTCCTTCAGCCGCTTCGTCATGGTGATGATGGCCATGCTGGTGCTCTACCT GCACCAGGCCGGTTGGTTTCCCTTTAATCTAGAAAACGAACTGCAGCTTCCTGGAGACCAAGCAAATCAGGATGATCTGGAGGGAGAACTACAAAACCAGGACTTCCATGAGATG GAAGGAGTAAACGAGGACACGTCAGACGAGGACGGGGACAGCGGAGAGGAGGGAGTAGAGGATCCTAACAGCGCCCCCCAGGCAGGGTTcttctcctccacctggtccttcatcatcaccttcttCATGTCTCTCATCCCGGAGGGGCCGCCCAACGCCGCTAACTGA